A stretch of Ammospiza caudacuta isolate bAmmCau1 chromosome 18, bAmmCau1.pri, whole genome shotgun sequence DNA encodes these proteins:
- the GNAZ gene encoding guanine nucleotide-binding protein G(z) subunit alpha: MGCRQSSEEKEAARRSRRIDRHLRSESQRQRREIKLLLLGTSNSGKSTIVKQMKIIHSGGFNLEACKEYKPLIIYNAIDSLTRIIRALATLKIEFHNPDRAYDAVQLFALTGPAESKGEITPELLGVMKRLWADPGVQECFCRSNEYHLEDNAAYYLNDLERIAALDYIPTVEDILRSRDMTTGIVENKFTFKELTFKMVDVGGQRSERKKWIHCFEGVTAIIFCVELSGYDLKLYEDNQTSRMAESLRLFDSICNNNWFINTSLILFLNKKDLLAEKIRRIPLTVCFPEYKGQNTYEEAAVYIQRQFEDLNRNKETKEIYSHFTCATDTSNIQFVFDAVTDVIIQNNLKYIGLC, from the exons ATGGGATGTCGGCAAAGCTCGGAGGAGAAAGAGGCAGCGCGGCGGTCGCGAAGGATTGACCGCCACCTGCGCTCTGAAAGTCAGCGACAACGGAGGGAGATAAAACTCCTCCTCCTGGGCACCAGCAATTCTGGGAAGAGCACTATTGTAAAGCAGATGAAAATCATTCACAGTGGTGGCTTTAACTTGGAGGCCTGTAAGGAATACAAACCCCTGATTATCTATAATGCAATTGACTCTCTCACACGTATCATTCGGGCTCTGGCCACCCTCAAGATAGAATTCCACAATCCTGACAGAGCATACGATGCAGTGCAGCTTTTTGCCCTGACAGGCCCAGCTGAGAGCAAAGGGGAGATcacccctgagctgctgggggtGATGAAGAGGCTGTGGGCAGACCCTGGCGTGCAGGAGTGCTTTTGCCGCTCCAACGAGTACCACCTGGAGGATAATGCTGCCTACTACCTGAACGACCTGGAGCGCATCGCCGCCCTGGACTACATCCCCACGGTGGAAGATATTCTGAGGTCTCGGGACATGACCACAGGGATTGTAGAAAATAAGTTCACCTTCAAAGAGCTGACTTTCAAAATGGTGGATGTGGGTGGACAGAGATCTGAACGCAAAAAGTGGATCCACTGTTTCGAGGGGGTTACAGCAATAATTTTCTGTGTGGAGCTGAGTGGGTATGACTTGAAGCTGTATGAAGATAACCAAACA AGTCGAATGGCAGAAAGTTTGCGTCTGTTTGATTCCATCTGCAACAACAACTGGTTTATCAACACTTCCCTCATCCTTTTTTTGAATAAGAAAGATCTGCTGGCAGAAAAAATCCGACGCATCCCCTTAACAGTCTGCTTTCCTGAATACAAAGGCCAAAACACGTACGAGGAGGCAGCAGTCTACATCCAACGCCAGTTTGAGGACTTGAACCGCAACAAGGAGACCAAGGAGATCTACTCACACTTCACCTGTGCCACTGATACCAGTAACATCCAGTTTGTGTTTGATGCAGTGACAGATGTCATCATTCAGAACAATCTCAAATACATTGGCCTCTGCTAA